CCAGCATGGTCGGTCTGTCGAGTGTGACCATCGGTGCGCTCTTTCAGGCGGGAGTTCCTGTTCCCGTGGCAATCGTGATCGCCCTCATCGTCGGGCTGGCCGGAGGTGCGGTCAACGGGTTTCTCGTCACGACTATCGGATTGCCTTCGCTCGCGGTGACCATCGGATCGCTCGCACTGTACCGGGGGATCGCGGTCGGCATTCTCGGCACAACCGCGATCACAGGATTCCCCGAGATGTTCGGCGACCTCGTGAAAGACCGCCTTTTCGGGCGCGGAACGGCGATCCCCGGCATCCTCATTGTGTTCATCGTTCTCGCGATCATCGCGATCGTGCTCTTGCACGCCACGTCGATCGGCCGCAGCACGTACGCGATCGGGCTCAACAAAGAAGCATCGCTGTTCTCGGGAATCGATGCCGGTCGCCTCAAGTTCTGGTTCTTCGTCGCGAGCGGCGTCGTGTCGGCTCTCGCCGGGGCCTTCTGGACGCTGCGTTACGACTCGGCACGAGGAGACAATGCCATGGGCCTCGAGCTTGTCGTCGTGGCAGCGGTGCTGGTCGGAGGCGTCTCGATCTTCGGCGGGCGCGGATCGCTCGTCGGCGTCATCGCGGGCGTGCTCGTCATCGGAGCCCTACGCAGCGCGCTACGCCTGGCCGACGTCTCGTCAGACGTCATCAACGTCGCGACGGGTCTTCTGCTCGTCGTCTCGGTGATCGTTCCGTCGATCATCTCTGCTGTCACGGGCTTCGCCGAACGAAGACGCGCTGCCGCGGCGGCATCCTGACCCTGCTCCACCCCTACACACCACAGAAAGAAGGACGAACAATGACGTTGTTCAGCAAACGCTCCCGCTCTGGGCTCGCGCTCGTCGCGCTTGCCCTCGGCGTGTCGCTCACGGCCACGGCCTGCTCCGCCGGCGGCGGCGGATCCGAAGGCGGCGGTGACGGCGGAGGCGCCTCCTACGACATCGCATTTCTGCCCAAGAGCCTCGGCAACCCGTACTTCGAGGCATCGGATGCCGCGGGCAAGTCGGCGGTCGAGGGCTTCGGCGGCACGTTCAAAGAAGTGGGTCCGACGGAGGCG
This DNA window, taken from Paramicrobacterium agarici, encodes the following:
- a CDS encoding ABC transporter permease, with protein sequence MTRTLEKTTTPEAPSLAHRLRALLFGRSAAIIALLVVVWIIASVSVENFNTPNTLYFLILDVFPVLLIALPMTFIIITGEIDLSVASMVGLSSVTIGALFQAGVPVPVAIVIALIVGLAGGAVNGFLVTTIGLPSLAVTIGSLALYRGIAVGILGTTAITGFPEMFGDLVKDRLFGRGTAIPGILIVFIVLAIIAIVLLHATSIGRSTYAIGLNKEASLFSGIDAGRLKFWFFVASGVVSALAGAFWTLRYDSARGDNAMGLELVVVAAVLVGGVSIFGGRGSLVGVIAGVLVIGALRSALRLADVSSDVINVATGLLLVVSVIVPSIISAVTGFAERRRAAAAAS